The DNA window ATTTGCGTCTATAAGTTCACTTACAAGAGAGGAAACAGTTCCTTTGGTTAACCCTAGCTGCTTGGCAATCTCAGCTCGAGAGATGGGAGCCTGTGCTTTAATCATCTGCAATATATATTGCTTGTTGTTTGCTTTCACTACTTGCTGATTCCAAGTCATTGTCTTTACTCCTTAGCCAAATAATTTCTGTTATTTTGTCATATTTATAACATACTATAATCGCGCAGAAATGAAGAGGGATTGTTTTATTTCTTTATAAAACTAAGCAAGAAATACTTAGTTCGTTCTCTAGACAAACTAAGTATACCCTGATATAATTCATTTTGTACAGAGTGTAAACGATTTCATATTTCAAATTAATGGAGGAATGCTCAGGTGAGTTATTTTGAGAAAGTGAATCAAATAAAATATGAAGGTCCAAATTCAACGAATCCGTATGCGTTTAAATATTATAATCCTGAAGAACAAATTAATGGTAAATCAATGGAAGAGTTTTTACGTTTTGCTGTTTCATACTGGCATACCTTTACAGGTGAAGGGTCAGATCCGTTCGGTCAAGGTACAATGGTAAGACCGTATGACAAGTTTTCTGGAATGGATTTAGCAAAAGCTCGTGTTGAAGCCTCATTCGAATTTTTTGAAAAAATGAATGTTCCATTCTTTTGCTTCCACGACTTTGATGTGGCACCAGAAGCAGATACATTAAAGGAAACATATAAGAATTTAGATGAAATTGTTGCAATGATTAAGGAATATTTAAAGACAAGCAAAACAAAACTTTTATGGAATACAGCTAACATGTTCTCACACCCTCGCTGGTTAAGTGGTGCGGCAACATCTCCTAATGCAGATGTATTTGCTTATGCTGCAGCAAAGGTAAAAAAAGGCTTGGAAATTGGTAAGGAGCTTGGTTCAGAGAACTATGTTTTCTGGGGTGGACGTGAAGGGTATGAAACATTGCTAAATACGGACATGAAACTTGAACTAGACAATTTAGCACGCTTCTTCCATATGGCAAAAGACTACGCTAATGAAATTGGCTTTACTGGACAATTCTTAATCGAGCCAAAGCCAAAAGAGCCAACAAAGCATCAGTATGACTTTGATGTTGCTACTGGTTTAGCATTTTTACAATCCTATGGTTTAAAAGATCATTTCAAATTCAATATCGAAGCTAATCATGCAACACTAGCTGGCCACACATTTGAGCATGAATTACATGTAGCACGTATAAATGGAATGTTAGGATCAGTGGATGCAAACCAAGGTGATCCATTACTAGGATGGGATACAGATGAATTCCCAACAGACCTGTATTCTACAACATTGGCTATGTATGAAATCATTAAAAATGATGGTCTCGGTTCAGGTGGGTTAAACTTTGATGCGAAGGTTCGAAGAGGTTCTTTTGATCCTGAAGACTTATTCCTAGCACACATTGCTGGAATGGATAGCTTTGCAGTTGGAACGAAGGTAGCACAAAAGATGATTGACGATAAAGTCTTAGAAGATTTTGTTGCAGACCGCTATAGAAGCTATACAGAGGGAATCGGACTTGAAATTGTCGAAGGAAAGACTGATTTTAAAAAGCTAGAACAATACGCACTAGGCTTAGATAGAATTACAAATAAGTCTGGAAGACAAGAAAACTTAAAAATGATCTTAAACCAATATCTATTAGATGCATATCGCGGATAATGACAACAAATGCTGGACTACATACTGTAATCCAGCATTTTTCCTAAAATCTTATAAAGGGTGAAAGAGATGAAATTTGTTATAGGTGTCGACTTAGGTACGAGTGCTGTAAAAGTTGTATTGCTAAATCAAAGTGGCGAAATAGTTGATGAAGTTTCGAAAGAATACCCATTAATTCAGGAAAAGGATGGATATAGTGAGCAGAATCCTAATGAATGGATTGAAAAAACAACAGAAGCTTTAAAAGAGCTTGTTGAAAAATTTGAAGGTGATGTTTCATCTATTGAAGGGATTAGTTTTTCAGGGCAAATGCATGGTTTAGTATTACTAGATGAAAACAGACAGGTATTACGTAATGCTATTCTATGGAACGATACGAGAACTACAGAGCAATGCAAACAAATTTATCAGCTTGTAGGTGAAGAAAAACTTCTGGATATTACAAAAAACCCTGCCTTAGAAGGATTTACATTGCCTAAGCTTCTTTGGGTAAAACAATATGAACCACAAACATTGGAAAAAGCAAAAACATTTATGCTACCGAAAGATTATTTACGCTTTAAAATGACAGATGAAATTCATATGGAGTACTCAGATGCCGCTGGTACCTTGCTATTAAATGTAGCAGAGAAAAAGTGGAGTGACGAAATTTGTAAGTTAGTTGGTCTTGATAAGAAACTTTGTCCTCCGTTAGTTGAATCTACTGCATGTGTTGGAACAGTTACTGAATCCTTTGCGAGTGTGACTGGCTTGACGACAACTACAAAGGTTTTTGCGGGTGGAGCTGATAATGCGTGTGGAGCAGTTGGTTCATCGATTTTATCAGAAGGTAAGACTCTCTGCAGTATTGGTACGTCAGGTGTTGTTCTTTCATACGAGGAGACGAATGATCGTGATTTCCAAGGGAAGGTTCACTATTTCAATCATAGTAAAGAAAATGCTTTTTACACGATGGGTGTCACGCTATCTGCTGGACATAGTTTGAGTTGGTTTAGAGACACATTTGCTCGTGGTGAGGAGTTTACATCTTTATTAGATGGTTTGGCTAATGTTTCAATTGGTGCGAATGGACTTTTATTTACACCTTATTTAGTTGGAGAAAGAACTCCACATGCTGATTCAATCATACGTGGAAGTTTTATTGGTATGGATGCTTCTCATAAAAGAATTGATTTTGCACGTGCTGTAATTGAAGGTATTACGTTCTCTTTACGTGAGTCAATTGATATATTCCGTGAAAGCGGTAAAACAATTGATACAATTATTTCTATTGGGGGCGGAGCCAAAAATGATACGTGGCTTCAAATTCAAGCAGATGTATTTAATGCAAAAATCATAAAATTAAAAAATGAGCAAGGAGCAGCAATGGGTGCAGCAATAATTGCCGCATATGGTGTAGGCTGGTACGGCTCATTAGAAGAATGTGCTAGTGACTTTGTAAGCTATGATAAAACGTTTGAGCCTATAAAAGAAAATGTCGAGAAATATAATGAGTTATTTAATTTATATAAATTGGTTTATGCAAATACGAAGGACCTTAGTCAGGGCTTGAAAAAATTCAGAAAAATGTAATAGATAGTAAAGTTACTGATCGATGGCATTACTCGGAGGGAGGCCTAGGAAATGAATGTGACAGAAAAGATTTTTGGGTCTTTAAATGGGGAAGAAATTAAATCTTATACGGTCACAACCAAGAAGGGAATGGAATTTACTTGTATTGAGTATGGTTGCATCATTACGAGTATTAAAGTGCCAGACCATGAAGGTAATATAGAAGAAATTGTACTCGGGTTTGACACAATCGACGAATACGTAGATCAATCCCCATACTTTGGGTGTATCATTGGTCGAAATGCAGGTCGAATTGAAAATGCATCATTTGAACTCGATGGAAATATGTATTCTCTTTCCAGAAATAATGGCGAACATAATCTTCACGGTGGACCGAACGGATTAGATACGGTTGTGTGGAATTCTATTATAAAAATAAGAGAGAATGAAGTGGATATCATCTTTTCATACACAAGTCCACATGGTGAAGCGGGTTTCCCGGGGAACCTCAATATCAGTGTTACGTATACAATCAATCAAAACAATGAGTTATTAATCTCTTATGAAGCAAATACTGATCAAAAGACAATCGTAAATCTTACAAATCATACGTATTTCAACCTAAGTGGGAATTTGAAGAGAATTATACTAGACCATGAGTTAACGTTAAAAAGCGACAGGTATCTTGAGTTGAATTCATCATTTATTCCATCGGGCAATGAAATACTAACCGAAGGAACTGTATTTGATTTTAGACAAGGCTCCTCTATTAAAAGAGGCGTTGTTTCTAACGATCCACAAATAGAGCTTGTCGGTGGTGGGTATGATCACCCTTTTCTGCTAAGCACCAATAATGAAAAAGAAATAGAGTTATTAGATCGAAAGAGTGGGAGAAAGTTAGTTATAGAAACAGATGAGCCAGCTGTTGTATTATATACAGCAAACTCATTAGGGGAAAACCTCTTGATTCGAGGTAGACAGTCTGAAAACTATTTAGGAATATGTCTCGAAACACAAAAACCGCCTAATAGAATTTCTTCCTTTATCATAGAAGCAAATGCTACGTATAGAACGAAGACAAAATACTCTTTTCAACTAGGGTAATACTTGTTTAGAAGGGGGAGTTAAATAAATGCAAAAAGTAAGATGGGGAGTACTGAGCACAGCGAATATTGCACGAGAGGCATTTATTCCTGCCGCGTTAGCTTCGAAATATGCAGACATTATAGCAATCGGCAGTGGAAATGATATTGTTGAAATTATCGCTAGAAATTTCAGTATTCCTACGATCTACCCAAGCTATGATGAATTACTTGATTGTGATGAAATTGATGCAGTGTATATTCCATTACCCAATAGCATGCATGAACAGTGGGTAAAAAAGGCTGCTGCAAAAGGAAAGCATGTGCTGTGTGAAAAGCCAGCTGGCCTGTCTGAGAAGAGTCTAGAAGAAATGGTTTCAGTATGCCTGAAAAACAATGTTCTATTTATGGAAGCGTTCATGTATCAATTTCATCCACAGCATGAAAGAGTAAAGGAAATTATTAGACTAGGTGTAATTGGAGAAGTTCAACAAATTGAGGCGACCTTTTCGTTCGAACTAAATCAACATTCCCCTAATATAAGGCTTGATAAAAGTCTTGGAGGGGGGAGCCTATTTGATGTTGGTTGCTATTGCATTCATACATTTTCTTTACTCTTAGAGTCACTGCCAAAAGAAGTTTCAGCTTGGGCCAACCTTAAGGAAGTAGATCTCACAGCAAATGGAAGGCTTGTATATGATAATGGTGTCCAGGCATTATTTGAATGTAGTTTTGAAAAGCCGTTTAAACATGAATACACGATTATTGGAACAGAAGGAAAAATAACGGTTCCAAGAGCTTACCGACCTGACGTTACCCAAGGGGAAGGTATTATACGAATTGATAAAGTTGGTAATAATCCAAAGACCGAGAGCATCTTGGCAGACCCTTATGTCAATCAAATTGATTACTTTTCTAAGGCCATTTTGGATGGCAGGTTGGATGAAGAATTGGTACAAACAAGCTTTCAAACAATCAAGATTATTGAGACTTGCTATAAATCAATAGAAACGGGTACTACTATTAAACTTAGATGAGGTGAAAAGATGAATTATCGCAGATTAGGTAACACCGAGCTTAAGATTAGCGAACTTAGCTTTGGAACTTGGGCAATTGGCGGGGCTTGGGGAAAAACAAATGATGAAGAGGCGTTAAAAGGCTTACATAGAGCAATGGATGCAGGAGTAAATTTTTTTGATACAGCAGATGTCTATGGTAATGGGCATAGTGAAGAATTGTTAGCAAAAGCAACAAAAGGAAAAGAAGATGACATTTATATTGCGACGAAATTCTGTCGATCTAAGGATATTTTTGACCCTAAAAACTATTCCGAAAAGTCAGTTAGAGAACTATGTGAAGCGAGCTTAAAAAGACTTAATAGGGAACGTATCGATTTATATCAAATACACTGCCCACCTTTAGAAATTCTGAAAAATGGTGAGGTCTTCCAAGTGTTGAATCAGCTACAAGTGGAAGGGAAAATCCGACACTATGGAGTTAGCGTTGAAACAGTTGAGGAAGGAATGTATTGTTTAGAGAACTCAAACACAAAGGCCCTCCAGGTCATTTTTAATCTATTTAGACAAAAGCCAATGAAAGAACTATTCCCGTTGGCAAAAGAAAAGGGTGTCGGATTATTAGCACGAGTACCGTTGGCAAGTGGATTATTGACTGGAAAGTTTAATGAAGCTTCTACATTTGAAGAAGATGACCACCGAAACTTTAACCGAAACGGAGAAGCATTCAATGTAGGAGAAACATTTGCTGGTGTAGAATTTAGAAAAGGCGTAGAGTTAAGTCAAAAGCTTAATTGGATCACTGAAAACAGAGGGAACATGACAAGAGCAGCACTACGATGGATTTTGGATAATAAAGACATCACATCTGTAATCCCAGGGTTTAAGACAGTAAAACAAGTCGAGGATAATTTAGAAGCGTTGAAAGTTCCTTCATTTTCTAAAGAAGAGCTTTTAAACCTAGAGCAATTTTATCAAGCAGAAGTAACTGATCATATCCGCGGCCCTTATTAAGTAAGAAAATAATTTAGGAAGGAGAATTCCTCCTTCCTTTTTTAGAATGGAAAAGATATCTGATACGATAAAATACACAGTACACTTACAATGTATACTTAATTAGTCCAATCCTATAAAATAACAATTGTTTTTTGAGAGGGTGAATCACTTTGAAAGCATTTCTTAGAAGATATAATACGTTACGAAATAAAATACTATTTGTCTATTTGATTGCAATGCTCATCGTATTAGCCTTCGTTGGAATGATTACGTATACAATTGTTCTAAAACTGATTACAAATAACGCAGAAGAACAAATACAGCAAACAGCAGTTGAGGCGACTGGTAGAATCGAGTCTCTCTATCAACAGATTGACAATCTAAGTATCCAAATTGCCACAAATACTAACGTTCAGTCAATGCTTAAATTATATGAGTCGGGAAAAAGTCCTACCTTTTCTGAGCGGCAGATGCTAATGGATACGGTAAATAAATTACAAATATATTCAACTGGTATTTCTTCTGTTGACCTCTATTTAAGTAACTTTGATAAGGTTGTTCCACTTGATGATGTTCGTTTATCATCACGCATTAATCCCAGTTGGATATATCGTGCCCATAAAGCAAATGGTGGACTCGTTTGGATAGGGAGAGATACAAGTTATCCCTATAACTTTCTGGCAATTAAAAGTATAAATTTAATTGACAGAAATTTTGCTATTGGAGGTTTCTTATCTATTGAGATAGATCCTGATTATTTTCAGCTTACTAACTCCAAAGGTATAAGGGATTATATGATTTTACTTGGAAGCAATGACGATGTAATTGCTTCTAATTATCAAGGGGACATAGATGAAATCATAAATCATGAACAAGCGAAGGTGAGACTGAGTGAACAAGATTACATGGTCGTTAAACAACAATCTGGTCTAACAGGATGGAAGTTAGTCATTTTAATGCCATTTAATGAACTAATGAAAGGTGTTTCGGTTTTACGAGCAGCAACTTATATTTCGGGAATTTTCGGGTTCATCCTTTTCCTAGTCTTGTCTTATATTATTTCTACCATGATCACAAGACCACTATTTAAATTAACAAATACGATGAAGAAAAGAAGAAAAGGAGAGTTATCATTTAATGTTGAGTCCTCTCAGACTTTTGAGATTAAGGAGCTAAATCAAACATATAACGATATGGCTGAAGAGATTAATCATTTAATTAAAGTGGTTTATGAAGAGGAATTACTTCGGAGTAGGTCGGAATTAAAAGCATTGCAATCACAGATAAATCCACACTTTCTTTTTAATACATTGAATGCAATTTATTGGCACTTAGAACAACAAGGTGATGAAAAACTAGCTGAACTAATTATCTCAATGTCGGAGCTATTTAGATATACAATTGACCATAATTCAAATGGGGAATGGGTGACACTGAAGCAAGAGTTAGACCATATTGATAAATTTATGAAGATAGTAAGGTTTAGGTTTGATCATATTACTTGGACAATTGATATTCCAGAGCAATACGAAAATGTGAAAATTCCAAAGTTATTGATTCAGCCTTTAGTAGAAAATGCGGTCATCCATGGGGTGAATAATAAAATCAGAGAAGGAATCATTAATGTCACAGTTGAAAAGGTAGAACAGGAAGATAAGTTAATCTGTAAGGTAATCGATAATGGCAAAGGAATGGATCCCCAAACAGTAGATAGGTTAAATGGACAGCTTGAAGAAAACGCATACTCTCAAATGGGAAATGGCATTGCCATTGCAAATGTTAATAAAAGATTAAAGCTTTATTATAAGAATAATCATAAAGGTTTAATGATAAGCAGTGAAGTGAATAAAGGCACTTGCTGTATGTTTGAAATCCCACTAAATGGAGGTATGGGTCATGCAGAAAAACATATTGATCGTTGATGATGAGTCCATAACACGTCAAGGAATAAAGAAAACACTTGAATCTTGGACAAACGGAAATAAAGAGATTTTAGTAGCTCCAAATGCAGCATCAGCTATTGATATGTTTAAAAGTAAGAAGATTCACTTGCTAATTACAGATATAGATATGCCGGAAATGACTGGTTTGGAGATGTTAAAAGAGATCAAGAGAATAGGCCAGCTTCCGGTCGTTATTATCATTTCGGCTTATTCAGATTTCAGTTATGCCCAGGAAGCAATAGAGCTGGGGGTTATTAATTATTTGCTCAAGCCAATTAATAAACAAAAACTTATTGAAGT is part of the Cytobacillus luteolus genome and encodes:
- the xylA gene encoding xylose isomerase, translating into MSYFEKVNQIKYEGPNSTNPYAFKYYNPEEQINGKSMEEFLRFAVSYWHTFTGEGSDPFGQGTMVRPYDKFSGMDLAKARVEASFEFFEKMNVPFFCFHDFDVAPEADTLKETYKNLDEIVAMIKEYLKTSKTKLLWNTANMFSHPRWLSGAATSPNADVFAYAAAKVKKGLEIGKELGSENYVFWGGREGYETLLNTDMKLELDNLARFFHMAKDYANEIGFTGQFLIEPKPKEPTKHQYDFDVATGLAFLQSYGLKDHFKFNIEANHATLAGHTFEHELHVARINGMLGSVDANQGDPLLGWDTDEFPTDLYSTTLAMYEIIKNDGLGSGGLNFDAKVRRGSFDPEDLFLAHIAGMDSFAVGTKVAQKMIDDKVLEDFVADRYRSYTEGIGLEIVEGKTDFKKLEQYALGLDRITNKSGRQENLKMILNQYLLDAYRG
- the xylB gene encoding xylulokinase encodes the protein MKFVIGVDLGTSAVKVVLLNQSGEIVDEVSKEYPLIQEKDGYSEQNPNEWIEKTTEALKELVEKFEGDVSSIEGISFSGQMHGLVLLDENRQVLRNAILWNDTRTTEQCKQIYQLVGEEKLLDITKNPALEGFTLPKLLWVKQYEPQTLEKAKTFMLPKDYLRFKMTDEIHMEYSDAAGTLLLNVAEKKWSDEICKLVGLDKKLCPPLVESTACVGTVTESFASVTGLTTTTKVFAGGADNACGAVGSSILSEGKTLCSIGTSGVVLSYEETNDRDFQGKVHYFNHSKENAFYTMGVTLSAGHSLSWFRDTFARGEEFTSLLDGLANVSIGANGLLFTPYLVGERTPHADSIIRGSFIGMDASHKRIDFARAVIEGITFSLRESIDIFRESGKTIDTIISIGGGAKNDTWLQIQADVFNAKIIKLKNEQGAAMGAAIIAAYGVGWYGSLEECASDFVSYDKTFEPIKENVEKYNELFNLYKLVYANTKDLSQGLKKFRKM
- a CDS encoding aldose epimerase family protein, coding for MNVTEKIFGSLNGEEIKSYTVTTKKGMEFTCIEYGCIITSIKVPDHEGNIEEIVLGFDTIDEYVDQSPYFGCIIGRNAGRIENASFELDGNMYSLSRNNGEHNLHGGPNGLDTVVWNSIIKIRENEVDIIFSYTSPHGEAGFPGNLNISVTYTINQNNELLISYEANTDQKTIVNLTNHTYFNLSGNLKRIILDHELTLKSDRYLELNSSFIPSGNEILTEGTVFDFRQGSSIKRGVVSNDPQIELVGGGYDHPFLLSTNNEKEIELLDRKSGRKLVIETDEPAVVLYTANSLGENLLIRGRQSENYLGICLETQKPPNRISSFIIEANATYRTKTKYSFQLG
- a CDS encoding Gfo/Idh/MocA family protein, whose translation is MQKVRWGVLSTANIAREAFIPAALASKYADIIAIGSGNDIVEIIARNFSIPTIYPSYDELLDCDEIDAVYIPLPNSMHEQWVKKAAAKGKHVLCEKPAGLSEKSLEEMVSVCLKNNVLFMEAFMYQFHPQHERVKEIIRLGVIGEVQQIEATFSFELNQHSPNIRLDKSLGGGSLFDVGCYCIHTFSLLLESLPKEVSAWANLKEVDLTANGRLVYDNGVQALFECSFEKPFKHEYTIIGTEGKITVPRAYRPDVTQGEGIIRIDKVGNNPKTESILADPYVNQIDYFSKAILDGRLDEELVQTSFQTIKIIETCYKSIETGTTIKLR
- a CDS encoding aldo/keto reductase — translated: MNYRRLGNTELKISELSFGTWAIGGAWGKTNDEEALKGLHRAMDAGVNFFDTADVYGNGHSEELLAKATKGKEDDIYIATKFCRSKDIFDPKNYSEKSVRELCEASLKRLNRERIDLYQIHCPPLEILKNGEVFQVLNQLQVEGKIRHYGVSVETVEEGMYCLENSNTKALQVIFNLFRQKPMKELFPLAKEKGVGLLARVPLASGLLTGKFNEASTFEEDDHRNFNRNGEAFNVGETFAGVEFRKGVELSQKLNWITENRGNMTRAALRWILDNKDITSVIPGFKTVKQVEDNLEALKVPSFSKEELLNLEQFYQAEVTDHIRGPY
- a CDS encoding cache domain-containing sensor histidine kinase, giving the protein MKAFLRRYNTLRNKILFVYLIAMLIVLAFVGMITYTIVLKLITNNAEEQIQQTAVEATGRIESLYQQIDNLSIQIATNTNVQSMLKLYESGKSPTFSERQMLMDTVNKLQIYSTGISSVDLYLSNFDKVVPLDDVRLSSRINPSWIYRAHKANGGLVWIGRDTSYPYNFLAIKSINLIDRNFAIGGFLSIEIDPDYFQLTNSKGIRDYMILLGSNDDVIASNYQGDIDEIINHEQAKVRLSEQDYMVVKQQSGLTGWKLVILMPFNELMKGVSVLRAATYISGIFGFILFLVLSYIISTMITRPLFKLTNTMKKRRKGELSFNVESSQTFEIKELNQTYNDMAEEINHLIKVVYEEELLRSRSELKALQSQINPHFLFNTLNAIYWHLEQQGDEKLAELIISMSELFRYTIDHNSNGEWVTLKQELDHIDKFMKIVRFRFDHITWTIDIPEQYENVKIPKLLIQPLVENAVIHGVNNKIREGIINVTVEKVEQEDKLICKVIDNGKGMDPQTVDRLNGQLEENAYSQMGNGIAIANVNKRLKLYYKNNHKGLMISSEVNKGTCCMFEIPLNGGMGHAEKHIDR